A window from Bubalus kerabau isolate K-KA32 ecotype Philippines breed swamp buffalo chromosome 5, PCC_UOA_SB_1v2, whole genome shotgun sequence encodes these proteins:
- the CR2 gene encoding complement receptor type 2 isoform X2, translating into MGAAGPIWVFLTLLAPGVLGQCKFLPRYPFAKPKIQSDQSEFAVGKTWEYECLPGYFKKSFFVTCLKTSQWSNAQQFCKRKSCTVPRELLHGSVHTPQGIMFGATITFSCDKGYRLIGDTSATCLISDNTVTWDKDLPLCESIPCEPPPAISNGDFQSSNRDYFYYGTVVTYQCHVGQNGKKLFDLLGEKSIYCTSKDNQVGIWNSPPPQCIPVVKCPIPEVENGAMESGFRRSFSLNDSVMFKCKPGFTMKGSNTVWCQPNSKWNPPLPKCFKGCLPPPHTHHGNYNQLDEEFFAVGQEVSYSCEPGYTLIGTNPIQCTSLGTWSHLAPKCEVKSCDDIPNQLLNGRVVAPPNLQLGAEVSFVCDKGYRLNGQSSSQCVSEGMRVFWSNKFPVCERIFCDPPPSIKNGRSSYYSGPVALNSVVTYTCQSAFRLIGERRLFCISKDNVNGIWDKAPPICEYYDRNSVCSEPIVPGGYRSKTSRPPFRHGDAVTFSCNANFTMKGNKTVWCQANRRWGPTPLPTCESDMPLECPSLPTIANGHHTGESVGSFAPGLTVTYSCEPGYLLLGENTIHCLSSGDWSAVAPTCKEAQCEPPRPFLNGQIKRPTSFGVGATVNFSCNEGYRLQGPLSSQCVIFGQRTFWTRMPACEEILCPSPPPILNGRRTGTSSVIFRYGSTVSYTCDPGPEKGVNFILVGERTIRCTTDSQKTGTWSGPAPRCELSVSEVLCPPPQIPRGQISSGQRDQYSYNDTVVFACMFGFTMKGSRAVRCNAQGTWEPSVPVCEKDCQAPPKILNGQKEDRHRVRFDPGTSIKYSCDPGYELVGEESIRCTPDGVWMPTAPTCKVAECEPVGKQVFKKPKNQFIRPDVNSSCDEGYRLGESVYQQCQGTIPWFMEIRLCKDITCPPPPVIYNGVHTGSSSEDVLYGTTVTYTCNPGPEKGVKYNLIGENTIRCISNDQETGIWSGPAPLCKLSLPAVQCSHVHVANGYKISGKEAPYFYNDSVIFKCDDGFILKGSSQVRCKANNTWDPEIPVCEKGCQPPSGLHHGQHTGGNRVLFVSGMTVDYTCDLGYLLVGNRSIHCMPSGNWSPSVPRCEEAQCQPLEEDVREPPVGSLVVPANTSCQEGYRMMKYAFQKCQDDENRVWFQKIPVCEIIHCQDPPVINNGRYRSVLPGGFQYGNKVFYECDQGFDLLGDKSIQCISDSKGGVSWSGQAPKCLKPPPVTHCPNPEVMHGHKLNKTYSSYSHNDILHIACNPGFIMNGSHLIRCHTNNKWVPGVPTCIKKAFLGCQRPFMISHGNHTGGDLTRFSPGMSILYSCNQGYLLVGEALLLCTHEGTWNRPAPYCKEVNCSFPEHINGIQNGLEPGRMYQYGAVVTLMCEDGYTLEGSPQSQCQEDHRWNPPLAVCKSPSSLAPLIAGFSAGVIALFCLGAVALRMILKHRERMPHRLEPY; encoded by the exons ATGGGCGCCGCGGGCCCGATCTGGGTTTTCTTGACTCTTCTCGCGCCGGGGGTCCTCG GTCAGTGTAAATTCCTGCCAAGATATCCTTTTGCTAAGCCTAAAATTCAGAGTGATCAGTCTGAGTTTGCTGTTGGCAAAACTTGGGAATATGAGTGCCTTCCTGGGTATTTCAAGAAGTCATTCTTTGTCACCTGCCTAAAGACCTCCCAGTGGTCAAATGCTCAGCAATTCTGTAAAC GTAAATCATGTACGGTTCCTAGAGAACTCCTCCATGGCTCTGTCCACACACCTCAGGGTATCATGTTTGGGGCAACAATTACATTTTCTTGTGACAAAGG ATATCGACTCATTGGTGACACATCTGCTACATGTCTTATCTCAGACAATACAGTAACCTGGGATAAGGACCTACCCCTTTGTGAAT CTATTCCTTGTGAGCCACCCCCAGCCATCTCTAATGGAGACTTTCAGAGCAGCAATAGAGACTACTTTTACTATGGAACGGTGGTTACTTATCAGTGCCATGTTGGACAGAATGGGAAAAAGCTGTTTGACCTCTTGGGTGAGAAGTCAATATATTGCACCAGCAAAGACAATCAAGTTGGCATCTGGAACAGCCCTCCCCCTCAGTGTATTCCTGTAGTCAAATGCCCAATTCCAGAAGTTGAAAATGGAGCTATGGAATCTGGATTTAGGcgttcattttctttaaatgattCTGTGATGTTTAAGTGTAAGCCTGGCTTTACCATGAAAGGCAGCAACACAGTATGGTGCCAACCAAACAGCAAATGGAATCCTCCACTGCCAAAGTGCTTCAAGG GGTGTCTACCACCTCCACATACCCACCATGGTAATTATAACCAACTGGATGAGGAATTCTTTGCAGTTGGACAGGAAGTGTCCTACAGCTGTGAGCCTGGCTACACTCTCATTGGAACTAACCCTATACAATGTACATCCTTGGGAACTTGGAGCCATCTAGCACCCAAATGTGAAG tGAAATCATGTGATGACATTCCAAACCAACTTCTCAATGGTCGTGTGGTAGCTCCTCCTAATCTCCAGCTTGGGGCAGAGGTTTCATTTGTTTGTGATAAAGG GTACCGGTTAAATGGCCAGTCTTCTAGTCAGTGTGTCTCAGAAGGAATGAGAGTTTTCTGGAGTAATAAATTTCCTGTCTGTGAAC ggattttttgtgacccccctCCTTCTATCAAAAATGGACGCAGTAGTTATTATTCTGGTCCTGTAGCGCTTAATTCTGTGGTGACCTATACATGTCAGAGTGCCTTCCGCCTCATTGGAGAAAGACGTCTTTTTTGTATAAGTAAAGACAATGTGAATGGAATCTGGGATAAAGCTCCTCCTATCTGTGAATATTATGATAGAAATTCTGTTTGCTCTGAACCCATAGTACCAGGGGGATATCGAAGTAAAACATCTAGACCACCATTCAGACACGGTGATGCTGTGACATTTTCCTGTAATGCCAATTTCACCATGAAAGGAAACAAAACCGTTTGGTGCCAAGCGAATAGAAGGTGGGGTCCGACACCATTACCAACCTGTGAGAGTG ATATGCCCCTGGAGTGTCCTTCACTTCCCACAATTGCCAATGGGCATCACACAGGGGAGAGTGTTGGCTCCTTTGCTCCAGGATTGACTGTGACCTACAGTTGTGAACCTGGTTATTTACTTCTTGGAGAAAACACCATTCACTGTTTGTCTTCGGGAGACTGGAGTGCTGTTGCTCCCACATGTAAAG AGGCACAGTGTGAACCTCCACGACCATTTCTCAATGGGCAGATAAAGAGGCCCACTAGTTTTGGGGTTGGTGCAACTGTGAACTTTTCCTGTAATGAAGG GTATCGGTTACAAGGACCACTTTCTAGTCAGTGTGTAATTTTTGGACAGCGTACTTTTTGGACCAGGATGCCAGCATGTGAAG aaattCTTTGCCCATCACCTCCTCCTATACTCAATGGAAGACGTACAGGCACCTCTTCAGTGATCTTTCGATATGGAAGCACAGTCAGTTACACCTGTGACCCGGGCCCAGAGAAAGGAGTGAACTTCATCCTCGTTGGGGAGAGAACTATCCGTTGTACCACCGATAGTCAGAAGACTGGGACCTGGAGCGGACCTGCCCCACGCTGTGAACTTTCTGTTTCTGAGGTTTTGTGTCCACCTCCTCAGATTCCAAGAGGCCAAATATCATCTGGGCAGAGAGATCAATATTCCTATAATGACACTGTGGTATTTGCTTGCATGTTTGGCTTTACCATGAAGGGTAGCAGGGCAGTCCGATGTAATGCCCAAGGCACATGGGAACCATCAGTACCAGTCTGTGAAAAGG ATTGTCAAGCCCCTCCTAAAATCCTCAATGGGCAAAAGGAAGACAGACACAGGGTTCGCTTTGACCCTGGGACATCCATAAAATACAGCTGTGACCCTGGCTATGAGCTGGTGGGAGAAGAATCCATACGTTGTACCCCTGATGGAGTGTGGATGCCTACTGCTCCCACATGCAAAG tggcAGAATGTGAACCTGTTGGAAAGCAAGTCTTTAAAAAACCCAAGAACCAATTTATTAGACCAGATGTTAACTCTTCTTGTGATGAAGG GTACCGACTGGGTGAAAGTGTTTATCAGCAGTGTCAAGGCACAATTCCTTGGTTTATGGAAATTCGTCTTTGTAAAG ATATCACCTGCCCACCACCTCCTGTTATCTACAATGGAGTACACACAGGCAGCTCTTCAGAAGATGTCCTGTATGGAACTACAGTCACTTACACATGTAACCCTGGGCCAGAGAAAGGAGTGAAGTACAACCTCATTGGGGAGAACACAATTCGTTGTATAAGCAATGATCAAGAGACAGGCATCTGGAGTGGCCCTGCTCCTCTCTGTAAACTCTCCCTCCCTGCTGTTCAATGCTCGCATGTCCATGTTGCAAATGGATACAAGATATCTGGAAAGGAAGCTCCATATTTCTACAATGACAGTGTGATATTCAAGTGTGATGATGGATTTATTTTGAAGGGCAGCAGTCAGGTTCGTTGCAAAGCCAATAACACCTGGGATCCTGAAATACCAGTTTGTGAAAAAG GCTGTCAGCCACCCTCTGGGCTCCACCATGGTCAGCATACAGGTGGAAATAGGGTCCTCTTTGTCTCTGGGATGACTGTAGACTACACCTGTGACCTTGGTTACTTGCTTGTGGGAAACAGATCCATTCATTGTATGCCTTCAGGAAATTGGAGTCCGTCTGTCCCTCGGTGTGAAG AAGCACAATGCCAACCTTTGGAAGAAGATGTTCGAGAACCTCCAGTTGGTTCACTCGTGGTACCAGCTAATACATCTTGCCAAGAGGG GTACCGGATGATGAAATACGCTTTTCAGAAATGTCAAGATGATGAAAATAGGGTTTGGTTCCAAAAGATTCCAGTTTGtgaaa TTATCCACTGTCAGGATCCACCAGTGATTAACAATGGGAGGTACAGGAGTGTGCTGCCAGGAGGCTTTCAATATGGAAACAAAGTCTTTTATGAATGTGATCAAGGATTTGATCTCCTGGGAGATAAAAGTATACAATGCATAAGTGATTCTAAAGGAGGTGTATCTTGGAGTGGACAAGCCCCGAAGTGCTTAAAACCTCCTCCTGTGACTCACTGCCCTAACCCAGAAGTCATGCATGGACACAAGCTAAATAAAACCTATTCTTCATATTCCCACAATGACATATTACATATTGCCTGCAATCCCGGCTTCATCATGAATGGCAGTCACTTGATTAGATGCCATACCAACAACAAATGGGTTCCAGGTGTACCAACTTGCATCAAAAAGG CTTTCTTAGGCTGTCAACGTCCATTTATGATCTCCCATGGAAATCATACTGGTGGAGACTTAACACGATTTTCTCCTGGAATGTCAATCCTGTACAGCTGCAACCAAGGCTATCTGCTTGTGGGAGAGGCACTCCTTCTTTGCACACATGAAGGAACCTGGAACCGACCTGCCCCGTATTGTAAAG AGGTGAACTGTAGCTTCCCAgaacatataaatggaatccagAATGGGCTGGAGCCTGGAAGAATGTATCAATATGGAGCTGTTGTCACTTTAATGTGTGAAGATGGGTATACCCTAGAAGGCAGTCCCCAGAGCCAGTGTCAGGAAGATCACCGATGGAACCCTCCCTTGGCTGTTTGCAAATCACCCA GTTCACTTGCTCCTCTTATTGCTG
- the CR2 gene encoding complement receptor type 2 isoform X1: MGAAGPIWVFLTLLAPGVLGQCKFLPRYPFAKPKIQSDQSEFAVGKTWEYECLPGYFKKSFFVTCLKTSQWSNAQQFCKRKSCTVPRELLHGSVHTPQGIMFGATITFSCDKGYRLIGDTSATCLISDNTVTWDKDLPLCESIPCEPPPAISNGDFQSSNRDYFYYGTVVTYQCHVGQNGKKLFDLLGEKSIYCTSKDNQVGIWNSPPPQCIPVVKCPIPEVENGAMESGFRRSFSLNDSVMFKCKPGFTMKGSNTVWCQPNSKWNPPLPKCFKGCLPPPHTHHGNYNQLDEEFFAVGQEVSYSCEPGYTLIGTNPIQCTSLGTWSHLAPKCEVKSCDDIPNQLLNGRVVAPPNLQLGAEVSFVCDKGYRLNGQSSSQCVSEGMRVFWSNKFPVCERIFCDPPPSIKNGRSSYYSGPVALNSVVTYTCQSAFRLIGERRLFCISKDNVNGIWDKAPPICEYYDRNSVCSEPIVPGGYRSKTSRPPFRHGDAVTFSCNANFTMKGNKTVWCQANRRWGPTPLPTCESDMPLECPSLPTIANGHHTGESVGSFAPGLTVTYSCEPGYLLLGENTIHCLSSGDWSAVAPTCKEAQCEPPRPFLNGQIKRPTSFGVGATVNFSCNEGYRLQGPLSSQCVIFGQRTFWTRMPACEEILCPSPPPILNGRRTGTSSVIFRYGSTVSYTCDPGPEKGVNFILVGERTIRCTTDSQKTGTWSGPAPRCELSVSEVLCPPPQIPRGQISSGQRDQYSYNDTVVFACMFGFTMKGSRAVRCNAQGTWEPSVPVCEKDCQAPPKILNGQKEDRHRVRFDPGTSIKYSCDPGYELVGEESIRCTPDGVWMPTAPTCKVAECEPVGKQVFKKPKNQFIRPDVNSSCDEGYRLGESVYQQCQGTIPWFMEIRLCKDITCPPPPVIYNGVHTGSSSEDVLYGTTVTYTCNPGPEKGVKYNLIGENTIRCISNDQETGIWSGPAPLCKLSLPAVQCSHVHVANGYKISGKEAPYFYNDSVIFKCDDGFILKGSSQVRCKANNTWDPEIPVCEKGCQPPSGLHHGQHTGGNRVLFVSGMTVDYTCDLGYLLVGNRSIHCMPSGNWSPSVPRCEEAQCQPLEEDVREPPVGSLVVPANTSCQEGYRMMKYAFQKCQDDENRVWFQKIPVCEIIHCQDPPVINNGRYRSVLPGGFQYGNKVFYECDQGFDLLGDKSIQCISDSKGGVSWSGQAPKCLKPPPVTHCPNPEVMHGHKLNKTYSSYSHNDILHIACNPGFIMNGSHLIRCHTNNKWVPGVPTCIKKAFLGCQRPFMISHGNHTGGDLTRFSPGMSILYSCNQGYLLVGEALLLCTHEGTWNRPAPYCKEVNCSFPEHINGIQNGLEPGRMYQYGAVVTLMCEDGYTLEGSPQSQCQEDHRWNPPLAVCKSPSSLAPLIAGFSAGVIALFCLGAVALRMILKHRERNYYTNKNYKEDVHLETLDIYSVDPYSPAN; encoded by the exons ATGGGCGCCGCGGGCCCGATCTGGGTTTTCTTGACTCTTCTCGCGCCGGGGGTCCTCG GTCAGTGTAAATTCCTGCCAAGATATCCTTTTGCTAAGCCTAAAATTCAGAGTGATCAGTCTGAGTTTGCTGTTGGCAAAACTTGGGAATATGAGTGCCTTCCTGGGTATTTCAAGAAGTCATTCTTTGTCACCTGCCTAAAGACCTCCCAGTGGTCAAATGCTCAGCAATTCTGTAAAC GTAAATCATGTACGGTTCCTAGAGAACTCCTCCATGGCTCTGTCCACACACCTCAGGGTATCATGTTTGGGGCAACAATTACATTTTCTTGTGACAAAGG ATATCGACTCATTGGTGACACATCTGCTACATGTCTTATCTCAGACAATACAGTAACCTGGGATAAGGACCTACCCCTTTGTGAAT CTATTCCTTGTGAGCCACCCCCAGCCATCTCTAATGGAGACTTTCAGAGCAGCAATAGAGACTACTTTTACTATGGAACGGTGGTTACTTATCAGTGCCATGTTGGACAGAATGGGAAAAAGCTGTTTGACCTCTTGGGTGAGAAGTCAATATATTGCACCAGCAAAGACAATCAAGTTGGCATCTGGAACAGCCCTCCCCCTCAGTGTATTCCTGTAGTCAAATGCCCAATTCCAGAAGTTGAAAATGGAGCTATGGAATCTGGATTTAGGcgttcattttctttaaatgattCTGTGATGTTTAAGTGTAAGCCTGGCTTTACCATGAAAGGCAGCAACACAGTATGGTGCCAACCAAACAGCAAATGGAATCCTCCACTGCCAAAGTGCTTCAAGG GGTGTCTACCACCTCCACATACCCACCATGGTAATTATAACCAACTGGATGAGGAATTCTTTGCAGTTGGACAGGAAGTGTCCTACAGCTGTGAGCCTGGCTACACTCTCATTGGAACTAACCCTATACAATGTACATCCTTGGGAACTTGGAGCCATCTAGCACCCAAATGTGAAG tGAAATCATGTGATGACATTCCAAACCAACTTCTCAATGGTCGTGTGGTAGCTCCTCCTAATCTCCAGCTTGGGGCAGAGGTTTCATTTGTTTGTGATAAAGG GTACCGGTTAAATGGCCAGTCTTCTAGTCAGTGTGTCTCAGAAGGAATGAGAGTTTTCTGGAGTAATAAATTTCCTGTCTGTGAAC ggattttttgtgacccccctCCTTCTATCAAAAATGGACGCAGTAGTTATTATTCTGGTCCTGTAGCGCTTAATTCTGTGGTGACCTATACATGTCAGAGTGCCTTCCGCCTCATTGGAGAAAGACGTCTTTTTTGTATAAGTAAAGACAATGTGAATGGAATCTGGGATAAAGCTCCTCCTATCTGTGAATATTATGATAGAAATTCTGTTTGCTCTGAACCCATAGTACCAGGGGGATATCGAAGTAAAACATCTAGACCACCATTCAGACACGGTGATGCTGTGACATTTTCCTGTAATGCCAATTTCACCATGAAAGGAAACAAAACCGTTTGGTGCCAAGCGAATAGAAGGTGGGGTCCGACACCATTACCAACCTGTGAGAGTG ATATGCCCCTGGAGTGTCCTTCACTTCCCACAATTGCCAATGGGCATCACACAGGGGAGAGTGTTGGCTCCTTTGCTCCAGGATTGACTGTGACCTACAGTTGTGAACCTGGTTATTTACTTCTTGGAGAAAACACCATTCACTGTTTGTCTTCGGGAGACTGGAGTGCTGTTGCTCCCACATGTAAAG AGGCACAGTGTGAACCTCCACGACCATTTCTCAATGGGCAGATAAAGAGGCCCACTAGTTTTGGGGTTGGTGCAACTGTGAACTTTTCCTGTAATGAAGG GTATCGGTTACAAGGACCACTTTCTAGTCAGTGTGTAATTTTTGGACAGCGTACTTTTTGGACCAGGATGCCAGCATGTGAAG aaattCTTTGCCCATCACCTCCTCCTATACTCAATGGAAGACGTACAGGCACCTCTTCAGTGATCTTTCGATATGGAAGCACAGTCAGTTACACCTGTGACCCGGGCCCAGAGAAAGGAGTGAACTTCATCCTCGTTGGGGAGAGAACTATCCGTTGTACCACCGATAGTCAGAAGACTGGGACCTGGAGCGGACCTGCCCCACGCTGTGAACTTTCTGTTTCTGAGGTTTTGTGTCCACCTCCTCAGATTCCAAGAGGCCAAATATCATCTGGGCAGAGAGATCAATATTCCTATAATGACACTGTGGTATTTGCTTGCATGTTTGGCTTTACCATGAAGGGTAGCAGGGCAGTCCGATGTAATGCCCAAGGCACATGGGAACCATCAGTACCAGTCTGTGAAAAGG ATTGTCAAGCCCCTCCTAAAATCCTCAATGGGCAAAAGGAAGACAGACACAGGGTTCGCTTTGACCCTGGGACATCCATAAAATACAGCTGTGACCCTGGCTATGAGCTGGTGGGAGAAGAATCCATACGTTGTACCCCTGATGGAGTGTGGATGCCTACTGCTCCCACATGCAAAG tggcAGAATGTGAACCTGTTGGAAAGCAAGTCTTTAAAAAACCCAAGAACCAATTTATTAGACCAGATGTTAACTCTTCTTGTGATGAAGG GTACCGACTGGGTGAAAGTGTTTATCAGCAGTGTCAAGGCACAATTCCTTGGTTTATGGAAATTCGTCTTTGTAAAG ATATCACCTGCCCACCACCTCCTGTTATCTACAATGGAGTACACACAGGCAGCTCTTCAGAAGATGTCCTGTATGGAACTACAGTCACTTACACATGTAACCCTGGGCCAGAGAAAGGAGTGAAGTACAACCTCATTGGGGAGAACACAATTCGTTGTATAAGCAATGATCAAGAGACAGGCATCTGGAGTGGCCCTGCTCCTCTCTGTAAACTCTCCCTCCCTGCTGTTCAATGCTCGCATGTCCATGTTGCAAATGGATACAAGATATCTGGAAAGGAAGCTCCATATTTCTACAATGACAGTGTGATATTCAAGTGTGATGATGGATTTATTTTGAAGGGCAGCAGTCAGGTTCGTTGCAAAGCCAATAACACCTGGGATCCTGAAATACCAGTTTGTGAAAAAG GCTGTCAGCCACCCTCTGGGCTCCACCATGGTCAGCATACAGGTGGAAATAGGGTCCTCTTTGTCTCTGGGATGACTGTAGACTACACCTGTGACCTTGGTTACTTGCTTGTGGGAAACAGATCCATTCATTGTATGCCTTCAGGAAATTGGAGTCCGTCTGTCCCTCGGTGTGAAG AAGCACAATGCCAACCTTTGGAAGAAGATGTTCGAGAACCTCCAGTTGGTTCACTCGTGGTACCAGCTAATACATCTTGCCAAGAGGG GTACCGGATGATGAAATACGCTTTTCAGAAATGTCAAGATGATGAAAATAGGGTTTGGTTCCAAAAGATTCCAGTTTGtgaaa TTATCCACTGTCAGGATCCACCAGTGATTAACAATGGGAGGTACAGGAGTGTGCTGCCAGGAGGCTTTCAATATGGAAACAAAGTCTTTTATGAATGTGATCAAGGATTTGATCTCCTGGGAGATAAAAGTATACAATGCATAAGTGATTCTAAAGGAGGTGTATCTTGGAGTGGACAAGCCCCGAAGTGCTTAAAACCTCCTCCTGTGACTCACTGCCCTAACCCAGAAGTCATGCATGGACACAAGCTAAATAAAACCTATTCTTCATATTCCCACAATGACATATTACATATTGCCTGCAATCCCGGCTTCATCATGAATGGCAGTCACTTGATTAGATGCCATACCAACAACAAATGGGTTCCAGGTGTACCAACTTGCATCAAAAAGG CTTTCTTAGGCTGTCAACGTCCATTTATGATCTCCCATGGAAATCATACTGGTGGAGACTTAACACGATTTTCTCCTGGAATGTCAATCCTGTACAGCTGCAACCAAGGCTATCTGCTTGTGGGAGAGGCACTCCTTCTTTGCACACATGAAGGAACCTGGAACCGACCTGCCCCGTATTGTAAAG AGGTGAACTGTAGCTTCCCAgaacatataaatggaatccagAATGGGCTGGAGCCTGGAAGAATGTATCAATATGGAGCTGTTGTCACTTTAATGTGTGAAGATGGGTATACCCTAGAAGGCAGTCCCCAGAGCCAGTGTCAGGAAGATCACCGATGGAACCCTCCCTTGGCTGTTTGCAAATCACCCA GTTCACTTGCTCCTCTTATTGCTG